The genomic segment CAGGCCGCGGAGCTGCACGGGGTGCATGAGGTGTGGTTCATCGGCGAACGCGacgagctggtgcagctggaTAGTGCGCTCCGTGAGCAGCACTCAGGCCATCTTAGCTGCactttttccctcccctaCATTTTAAACTGTGCCCCGGCTGGTGTTAACAAGGGCAACAGCATGCGCGAGGTAGCAGAGGTGCTGGGGTTGACGCTGGATGAGGTAGCCTGCTTTGGCGATGGCATGAACGATGAGTCGATGCTGCAGATAACCGCGACGTCCTTTATTACGGCAAATGGGCAGCAGGAATTGAAGGAAGCCGTGCCCCACGCGCAGATTATCGGCACGAACGCCGACGATGGTGTGGCCaagaagctggaggagatgtTCCTCTCGTCCTAAGGTAGTGTCATCGTCCCTCAAGGTAGGAGTAACCACGAGCCTGTAGAAATGAGCGTAGAGCGGCaggtggagagaaagacTTCACCTTTTACCGTCGGAGGCGAAAGCGGGGGAGTCCACCACTCCCCTGGGCTCCGGCGCAGATAGGCAGTCTGTCGCATAGACAATGTTAAGGCGGCTGTGTCCGCGTTTGTCTCTTCCCTCGTCCCTCACACCTCTATCACGCACCCATACATCCATACAcacattctctctctcttttacttTGTCGTGTGTGCCCTTCAATCTGGGAGTAACACTGAAATAAATTTTTAAAAAAAGCCGGACGGCATACTCCTTCGGATTCGATACGCGCCATTCTGtgcgcagagaagaagcgctgtGCATCCTGACGAGCGTCTTTTCGAGCACAGATGTTGGATGGTGTGCCACCTTCTGCCCTTCACCTAAAGAATTTCCTACCTTTGCCTGAATGAGAACACTTATGCCATGAAGGGGACAAGCAAATGGTGAGCTGCGTTAGTAGAGACGGACACCTCGTCCCACCTTGAGAACATGTTCAGCACCACCCGACGCACCTCTCGCCTGATCTCAATCtttgctccttctctccccccaaCAGCCCCTCGCTCTtcacccgccccctcccttctgccTTTCTTCGAATTACGCTTACATCTTCgcatccccccttcccccacgcacacacacacacgaagttGCACGCGACTGCTCACTcattcctcctccctctccctttcttgcctctctctttcctctcatacgaaagggaaaaacacAGCGCATAAAAGGACAAGCGAAGGGGTAACAAACCAACAAagccgcacgcgcgcgcaacTCCCTATTCGACTTCACTGTTTGCTTTCCTGCtgttggcggtggtgcaacGCTTCGTAGAACTTACTGATTTCGTctttttgctctcctcttctctgcttgttTTTGCTTCTAttgctcctctcccctttgccttcgccaccctccccccccccaacccaCTCACCCAAGCGTGACTTCTCAgtccctttcttttcctcctcgcatccccaccccacccacctcttTAGTTTCCCctgttgctgcttctccctctttttctctttctgtatCTACGGCTAAGTGAGTGcaccctctctcactctcgttctctgcctccctttccttctgtctgacccctccgccctccccccctccccccgttgCCCCTTGGAGGTGGTAACTATAGCCGAACAATATAGTTAAAGATACCGCTCTTGTTTCTCATGTTGGTGTGTTCTTTTTCTCACTGTTGAGTTATTCGGCACGTGAGCGCAGTGGCCCTGTACTTTGGTTattttggggggagggaggtggtttctctctcgttcatTTTTCATCTTTCTGTATTAGTGAAGCtcctctgtgtctctgtctgtgtgtgtgtgtgtaggtgtgtgtgtgtgtgtgtgtgtgtgtgtgtcagccTCACGTGTGCCCACCGCTCTGCCccctttgctcttttcttcgtttgcGAGTGCATACTCTCTTCCGGCATCCCTCACTTCCGCTTTCCACATCTCCCCCGTAGACTCTGCCTGCCCAATTATGGCCAACTCAGAGCACGTCGTTGCTTCCACAGTGTACGCACGTAAGCCAAAGGGAGTTCGGGTACCAACAGGTCTCAACCCCTACAAGCTTGTGGCGTGCGACATGGATGGCACCCTGCTCAACAGTCGCCACTCCATCTCTGACTACACCCGCACCGTCCTGTCGCAATTATTGGCGCGTGGCGTGCACATCATCTTCGCCACGGGCCGCCCCTTCACGGATGTCTATCGCATTAAGCGCCGTCTTAACATCTTCGCGGCAGCCAAATCAATCCCAACGCCGGGTTTTCAAGTGGTGACGCCTGTCGCGGCTTCGCCGGCGTCGCGCTATCCATCCGGCTCtacaagcagcagctgcaacagcggGTTACCGCCGAGCCCGTCCTCGGCATGCTCGGGGACGGAGTTCaacaacacagagaagaTCATCCCACGTTGCTTCGCCATCACATCCAATGGGGCATGCATCTACAACGAGGTAAACGAGCGCATCTACGAGCGCACCATTGATCCGCATATTGTGCAGGAACTCTACTTGATGTTCATGGACGACCCCGAGGTAAACATCAATGTCTTCCGCGGTGTCGACGAGGCGGACCGGCAGCAGAAGGGCTACATCAACCCAAGTGACCAGCCTGGAGACAAGGCTAGTGAGGAGTGGATCTGCCGCTACCCAAGCGACCTCGAGGCCGCCCTCTACAAGGAGTCGCGATTCACCTTCCGGGTTGTTTCCAACCTGGAAAAGACGTTCCCAGTGGACCACGTGAGCGAGatcttctttctctgctaCAACCCCGAGAAGAGCTCTATGGTGGAGTCAGGCATTAACAAGCGAATGGCGGAGCTGACGCAAGAGCTGAGTCTGGAGACGTCGGTACGCGTGGCACCGTCCGCGACCCACTGCCTCGACATCGTCCCCTCCGACGTCAGTAAAGcatcagcgctgcagcatGTTCTCGACAAGCTTGGCTTGACAATGGATGACTGCATCGCCTTTGGTGATGGCCTCAACGACGTGGAGCTGCTCTCCTcggtggggaaggggatcATCATGGCAAACGCCCACCCACGActgaaggagaagctgccgcacctcGAGGTGATTGGCCGCAATGATGATGACGCCGTCGCCCACAAGCTCAGCGAAGTCTTCGACATCGATGTGGAGTGTGATTATATGGATACTCCCCTCAAGTCTTCTCCTTGACGAAGTTGACCTGAACAGACactccacacgcacagccagAGATTGAAGAAGAGGTCACACATGGTGGTATGGAGTCAAGTTAGCGACTCCTCATGAGCACGCCGCTTAccccttcaccacctcctcctccttctcctccctgaCCCCTGCTGCGCGTCTTTGTGCCTGGAATAGTTCGCTTCACTGGCTTTTGTGCGCACTAAATCATGtcccctttttcccccttcaaCCACCTAGTCCTCCACCCACGTCCCTTCACCTTAGCACCAGGGAAACTTCGTGTGAAGCTCGACAAGATAGCTGGACCGCTTCACGTCATCAACTGCGGCCGACGATGTATTCCTTGCAGCTTCCACAGAGAAGGTGGCTCTAGAACGGACCCTACACTTGGCCTTCTGCAATGCAGAACACTGCACAGCGCTGGATGCCGCTGGCCTGAGTGATCCCTAAAACTAAGCGCCCACTTCCTGGTTtgcgacgccgccaccgactgAAGCGCTCCgttgcacgcacgcagcaaGCACCCCTCCCCGTTCTTGCAGAGCCCCCTCGCTCGCTGTGAGCAGACGGTGCAGCAGGGACAGACATCAAGTCAGGAGCGAGCACGAGGCTGGGGCCTGACCTGCTGCGAGGGCAGCTGGGCCCGCTCAGATGCAGCAGAGCACGTGTggttggtgctgctgactctctctccctcctcgagGCGTGCAGCCCAGCCGACGCCGcctggcgccgatcgcgcagcacgcagccgaaggaggagcaaggcaagggcggggtggggggcgttAGGCGCATGGCCCGCTGCGACGGCAGGACAGCTCGTCCTGGGGGGCCAGGGCTACGCCGCAGTGCGACACAAGGGTGCGGGTGAGCTGCGGTTGTGCGCGTTCAGGCGAGGACTGGTtcgtgggagagagggagtacATCAAAGTGTGTCAGTGGTGTGGTACTTTTCCTCTACCAGAGATtcatggggggaggggggttccTCTGTACGCCAAAGGGGCTTATTTGAGTTCACGCTAGCTTGACTGCCCTCTCTCACCATCCAAGGGAgtcgaggtggtgcagcgcaggaTGTCcgtccttttcctccccctcttttttgtttctttccATTGATTCTCTGTCATATATACTCTCTTGATTACTTCGCTGGACTGTGCTCGGGCTGCGCTGGTAGATGTCGTTCAGCAAGTATAAATTAGCAGGCCTAGACGCGGAGCAGAAACAGCGCGCACAAG from the Leishmania panamensis strain MHOM/PA/94/PSC-1 chromosome 28 sequence genome contains:
- a CDS encoding haloacid dehalogenase-like hydrolase-like protein (TriTrypDB/GeneDB-style sysID: LpmP.28.1470) translates to MANSEHVVASTVYARKPKGVRVPTGLNPYKLVACDMDGTLLNSRHSISDYTRTVLSQLLARGVHIIFATGRPFTDVYRIKRRLNIFAAAKSIPTPGFQVVTPVAASPASRYPSGSTSSSCNSGLPPSPSSACSGTEFNNTEKIIPRCFAITSNGACIYNEVNERIYERTIDPHIVQELYLMFMDDPEVNINVFRGVDEADRQQKGYINPSDQPGDKASEEWICRYPSDLEAALYKESRFTFRVVSNLEKTFPVDHVSEIFFLCYNPEKSSMVESGINKRMAELTQELSLETSVRVAPSATHCLDIVPSDVSKASALQHVLDKLGLTMDDCIAFGDGLNDVELLSSVGKGIIMANAHPRLKEKLPHLEVIGRNDDDAVAHKLSEVFDIDVECDYMDTPLKSSP